The following are from one region of the Siniperca chuatsi isolate FFG_IHB_CAS linkage group LG21, ASM2008510v1, whole genome shotgun sequence genome:
- the ndel1b gene encoding nuclear distribution protein nudE-like 1-B isoform X1: MDKEMIPKFSSKDEEVDYWKSQALKYKKNCHDAQEELQEFQEGSRELEAELEAQLGQAEHRLRDLQSENERLKNEMANLKEKLEQQYAQSYKQISMLEDDLGQTRSIKEQLHKYVRELEQANDDLERAKRATIVSLEDFEGRLNQAIERNAFLESELDEKESLLVSVQRLKDEARDLRQELAVRERTTDRMSAPSSPTLDIDKMDSAVQASLSLPATPMGKSIEHPFINSKALTNGCGNSSLTPSARISALNIVGDLLRKVGALESKLAACRNFAKDQAARKNVSKDNSTLINSNATKFSHSLHTTYFDKTTVNGLDPSSLTSMTTSRTVSPPGMLPLSV; encoded by the exons ATGGACAAAGAGATGATTCCCAAATTTTCGTCAAAGGATGAGGAAGTTGATTACTGGAAGTCCCAAGCcctcaaatataaaaaaaa TTGCCATGATGCCcaggaggagctgcaggagtTCCAGGAAGGGAGCCGGGAGCTGGAAGCAGAGTTGGAGGCACAGCTTGGCCAGGCCGAACACCGCCTTCGAGACCTCCAAAGTGAAAACGAGAGACTGAAGAACGAGATGGCCAACCTCAAG GAGAAGCTGGAGCAGCAGTATGCCCAGAGTTATAAACAGATTTCTATGCTAGAGGATGACCTAGGCCAGACACGCAGCATCAAGGAGCAGCTCCACAAATACGTTCGAGAGCTTGAGCAGGCCAACGATGACCTGGAGAGAGCCAAAAG GGCAACAATAGTGTCTCTTGAGGACTTTGAGGGCCGTTTAAACCAGGCCATTGAGAGAAATGCCTTCCTGGAAAGTGAGCTGGATGAGAAAGAGTCTCTTCTAGTATCTGTGCAGCGGCTGAAAGATGAAGCACGAG ACCTGAGACAGGAGCTGGCAGTACGGGAGCGGACTACAGACAGGATGTCAGCACCCAGCTCACCCACCTTAGACATCGACAAGATGGATTCTGCAGTACAGGCCTCTTTATCCCTCCCAGCCACACCTATGGGAAAGAGCATAGAGCACCCCTTCATCAACTCAAAAG CATTGACCAATGGCTGTGGCAACTCATCCCTCACTCCTTCTGCTAGAATCTCAGCTCTTAATATTGTTGGTGATCTCCTGAGGAAAGTTGGG GCTTTGGAGTCCAAACTTGCCGCCTGTAGGAACTTTGCCAAAGACCAAGCAGCAAGAAAAAATGTCTCCAAAGACAACAGCACACTCATCAATAGCAATGCCACCAAGTTCTCTCACTCTCTACATACCACTTACTTCGACAAAAC GACTGTTAATGGATTGGACCCCAGCTCCTTGACCTCCATGACAACATCCAGAACTGTGTCTCCACCAGGCATGCTGCCTCTGAGTGTGTGA
- the LOC122869130 gene encoding RING finger protein 222, whose translation MAFYKEDSQEDARECPVCYECLSGTERTLSCGHVFCHDCLVKTLVSINSDGNIRDTIACPICRHLTFIKKQKEALVSLATDNDPDEAQTLKVPLPLALGEQSARRAYWGSLPRGVNWIAHCFRWMSERVRRQRLISPSHNASQIFTISAQGRPMTEDDALSVVMTVVRPQRRRRRRICTAARCLFVLLSVFTVFALVAATLPWILLA comes from the coding sequence ATGGCATTTTACAAGGAAGATAGCCAGGAGGACGCACGAGAGTGTCCAGTATGCTATGAGTGTCTGTCGGGCACGGAGAGGACTCTGAGCTGCGGACATGTATTCTGCCATGATTGTCTGGTCAAAACGCTGGTCAGCATCAACAGCGATGGGAACATCAGAGACACTATTGCTTGCCCTATCTGCCGACATCTTACATTCATCAAGAAACAAAAGGAAGCGCTGGTGTCCCTCGCGACGGACAATGATCCAGATGAAGCGCAGACACTAAAGGTGCCTCTCCCTCTGGCACTGGGAGAGCAGAGCGCACGGCGTGCCTACTGGGGCAGTTTACCGAGGGGAGTTAATTGGATTGCTCACTGCTTTAGGTGGATGTCTGAACGAGTCCGTCGACAGAGGTTGATCAGCCCCAGCCATAATGCATCTCAGATCTTTACCATAAGCGCTCAAGGGCGACCCATGACTGAAGACGACGCGCTCAGCGTTGTGATGACTGTGGTTCGACCCCAGCGCAGGCGAAGGCGCAGGATTTGCACAGCTGCACGATGCCTGTTCGTTTTGTTGtcagtatttactgtattcGCACTGGTGGCTGCAACTTTACCCTGGATTTTGTTGGCATAG
- the ndel1b gene encoding nuclear distribution protein nudE-like 1-B isoform X2: MSSCHDAQEELQEFQEGSRELEAELEAQLGQAEHRLRDLQSENERLKNEMANLKEKLEQQYAQSYKQISMLEDDLGQTRSIKEQLHKYVRELEQANDDLERAKRATIVSLEDFEGRLNQAIERNAFLESELDEKESLLVSVQRLKDEARDLRQELAVRERTTDRMSAPSSPTLDIDKMDSAVQASLSLPATPMGKSIEHPFINSKALTNGCGNSSLTPSARISALNIVGDLLRKVGALESKLAACRNFAKDQAARKNVSKDNSTLINSNATKFSHSLHTTYFDKTTVNGLDPSSLTSMTTSRTVSPPGMLPLSV; this comes from the exons ATGAGCAG TTGCCATGATGCCcaggaggagctgcaggagtTCCAGGAAGGGAGCCGGGAGCTGGAAGCAGAGTTGGAGGCACAGCTTGGCCAGGCCGAACACCGCCTTCGAGACCTCCAAAGTGAAAACGAGAGACTGAAGAACGAGATGGCCAACCTCAAG GAGAAGCTGGAGCAGCAGTATGCCCAGAGTTATAAACAGATTTCTATGCTAGAGGATGACCTAGGCCAGACACGCAGCATCAAGGAGCAGCTCCACAAATACGTTCGAGAGCTTGAGCAGGCCAACGATGACCTGGAGAGAGCCAAAAG GGCAACAATAGTGTCTCTTGAGGACTTTGAGGGCCGTTTAAACCAGGCCATTGAGAGAAATGCCTTCCTGGAAAGTGAGCTGGATGAGAAAGAGTCTCTTCTAGTATCTGTGCAGCGGCTGAAAGATGAAGCACGAG ACCTGAGACAGGAGCTGGCAGTACGGGAGCGGACTACAGACAGGATGTCAGCACCCAGCTCACCCACCTTAGACATCGACAAGATGGATTCTGCAGTACAGGCCTCTTTATCCCTCCCAGCCACACCTATGGGAAAGAGCATAGAGCACCCCTTCATCAACTCAAAAG CATTGACCAATGGCTGTGGCAACTCATCCCTCACTCCTTCTGCTAGAATCTCAGCTCTTAATATTGTTGGTGATCTCCTGAGGAAAGTTGGG GCTTTGGAGTCCAAACTTGCCGCCTGTAGGAACTTTGCCAAAGACCAAGCAGCAAGAAAAAATGTCTCCAAAGACAACAGCACACTCATCAATAGCAATGCCACCAAGTTCTCTCACTCTCTACATACCACTTACTTCGACAAAAC GACTGTTAATGGATTGGACCCCAGCTCCTTGACCTCCATGACAACATCCAGAACTGTGTCTCCACCAGGCATGCTGCCTCTGAGTGTGTGA